In Haloterrigena turkmenica DSM 5511, a single genomic region encodes these proteins:
- a CDS encoding carbohydrate ABC transporter permease has translation MSLGTSEGVVDRVRRSLPSGAKDIGVALVVPGLLLFSLFMIYPIAFLAYLSLTDVRSAGDVLSGDSSLVWFENYLQLVSDPAFWNSLGVTWLYVGVSLVLKLALTIGIATLLTHGRVAGKRYMRALVIVPMGFPPIFAISVWRAMFSPARFGPVNRFLSMYNDIVTGLTGVVNDVVFFVTINAPEFLLVTVPVNWTGSRWAAFSGYVATETWLAYPFMVIITVSALQDVPMELHDAAKVDGAGYLTRFRHVTLPAIRGPLVFASILTAATSFQNFLIPWVFNEGGPGRSNELLLVYGYREALTFDNYALSSAIMIVAIGFIGLFMWLAVRKTNLAEGV, from the coding sequence ATGTCCCTAGGAACATCCGAAGGCGTCGTGGATCGCGTCCGTCGCAGCCTCCCGTCCGGCGCGAAAGACATCGGGGTGGCGCTCGTCGTACCGGGGCTGCTCCTGTTCTCGCTGTTTATGATCTACCCGATCGCGTTTCTCGCCTATCTCTCGCTGACCGACGTGCGATCGGCGGGAGACGTTCTCAGCGGCGACTCGTCGCTCGTCTGGTTCGAAAACTACCTCCAGCTCGTCTCCGATCCGGCGTTCTGGAACTCGCTGGGGGTGACCTGGCTCTACGTCGGCGTCAGTCTCGTGCTCAAGCTGGCGCTGACGATCGGTATCGCCACGCTGCTCACTCACGGACGAGTGGCCGGGAAACGGTATATGCGGGCGCTCGTCATCGTCCCAATGGGGTTTCCGCCGATCTTCGCGATTTCGGTCTGGCGAGCCATGTTCAGCCCCGCCAGGTTCGGGCCGGTCAACAGGTTCCTCTCGATGTATAACGACATCGTCACCGGACTTACCGGAGTCGTCAACGACGTCGTATTCTTCGTCACAATCAACGCTCCGGAGTTCCTGCTCGTTACCGTTCCGGTAAACTGGACGGGCAGTCGGTGGGCCGCGTTCTCCGGCTACGTCGCCACCGAGACCTGGCTCGCGTACCCGTTCATGGTGATCATCACCGTCAGCGCGCTCCAAGACGTGCCGATGGAACTCCACGACGCGGCGAAGGTCGACGGCGCAGGCTACCTGACCCGATTCCGTCACGTGACGCTGCCCGCGATCAGAGGGCCGCTGGTGTTCGCCTCGATCCTCACCGCGGCCACGTCGTTCCAGAACTTCCTGATCCCGTGGGTGTTCAACGAGGGCGGCCCGGGACGGAGCAACGAACTGCTCTTAGTCTACGGCTATCGAGAGGCGCTCACGTTCGACAATTACGCGCTGTCGTCGGCGATCATGATCGTCGCGATCGGCTTCATCGGGCTGTTCATGTGGCTCGCCGTCAGGAAAACCAATCTCGCGGAGGGGGTGTGA
- a CDS encoding sugar ABC transporter permease — protein MGAITDAIADVRAGRRSPRDVAKSVLTTGVALGLLLVLMFPVYWIVSVSLSVGTTLSSPGSLFGDPATYNLNSFRWVLENEAFRRGLLNSLIVVSVTVTVTLAFSIPGAYALSRREFLGRRKILYGYILFTQMGAGLSIAVLIALYALFSDFGLTNNLLVLGLFYAAGAIPFNTWLLKTFMDNIPVSYEEAAIVDGASQWQVIREVILPLSKPGIAAVLVFAWTAGWNEFIVAQTLIHDPDLYPLSVELYGIIDDRRGTPWPHFAAFALLFALPVAIIYFLAQKHVESGLSFGGMEG, from the coding sequence ATGGGAGCCATCACCGATGCGATAGCGGACGTCCGAGCGGGTCGGCGAAGCCCCAGAGACGTCGCCAAGTCGGTTCTCACGACTGGGGTCGCCCTCGGACTCCTCCTGGTCCTGATGTTTCCGGTCTACTGGATCGTCAGCGTCTCACTGTCCGTCGGAACGACGCTGTCGTCCCCCGGCAGCCTGTTCGGCGACCCCGCCACGTACAACCTGAACTCGTTTAGGTGGGTCCTCGAGAACGAGGCCTTCCGACGGGGGTTGCTGAATAGCCTAATCGTCGTCAGCGTGACCGTCACGGTCACGCTCGCGTTCTCGATCCCCGGCGCCTACGCGCTCTCGCGGCGGGAGTTCCTCGGTCGGCGGAAGATCCTCTACGGCTATATCCTGTTCACGCAGATGGGCGCGGGGCTCTCGATCGCCGTCCTCATCGCGCTCTACGCGCTGTTCTCGGACTTCGGGTTGACGAACAACCTCCTCGTTCTCGGTCTCTTCTATGCGGCCGGCGCGATCCCATTCAACACGTGGCTGTTGAAGACCTTCATGGACAACATCCCCGTCTCCTACGAGGAGGCGGCCATCGTCGACGGGGCCAGTCAGTGGCAGGTCATCCGGGAGGTCATCCTGCCGCTGTCGAAGCCGGGGATCGCCGCCGTACTGGTGTTCGCCTGGACCGCCGGCTGGAACGAGTTCATCGTCGCGCAGACGCTGATCCACGATCCCGATCTCTACCCGCTGTCGGTGGAACTGTACGGGATCATCGACGACCGGCGCGGGACGCCGTGGCCCCACTTCGCTGCGTTCGCGCTCCTGTTCGCCCTGCCGGTCGCGATCATCTACTTCCTCGCCCAGAAACACGTCGAGAGCGGCCTCTCGTTCGGCGGAATGGAAGGCTAA
- a CDS encoding alpha-amylase family glycosyl hydrolase: protein MDQRRLCTDGGEPGSDRALESDDGSHHPGSPRFVAVDEGIVDPNGNEMETRDDLAPRNPDGDATYAWRVLESPEGSNAIPTDGPIAEFEPDVPGEYTLALEASDGPHELTVRVFPEADEDAPRPQVELDATVEGDRVRLSATASVVSDGDSSVEYYVDDRNGDVLESDGTIPIGAIDEPVRVYAVAVDERHSVPDAIELVPADDAADEPSVRVERPFESPEWAVDAVVYEVFTRRFPDRDEPTFETIAERLDHLETLGIDVLWLTPFLDAKSGFGTPMENGGPHGYNTTNYFGVDPDLGTMAGLEALVDACHERDIRVVFDLVINHTADTHPFYEAAVDETHPDHERYRDWYRWADFDERAPDTYFGWDDIPNLNYANPEVREYLLSVVDFWTERVDGFRADVAWGVPLSFWTEVSDRVSGADSDFFLLDETLPSDVEMGGGRFHTHHDDVLHDTLEALGASVAGEADNETAAEADEAEAEEDAVADEFTDSAAGIDTTSADAILEAVEDRQRRGAHPDSEWLLYVENHDTDRYLDEYGRDAQRAAGAATFTLPGSPMLYYGQETGVTGRRDPMNWGAFDEDLLEYYRRLIDLRNSHPALRSAADLECIEYETDTDAAVAFARADPASGRRVVVAFHFGAGTARVELGESVTDAEPLLGADALESGGTLAVDSVVVLEGDES from the coding sequence ATGGATCAGCGACGACTGTGCACGGACGGAGGCGAACCTGGGTCCGATCGCGCGCTCGAGAGTGACGACGGCTCGCACCATCCCGGGTCGCCGCGGTTCGTCGCCGTCGACGAGGGGATCGTCGACCCGAACGGAAACGAAATGGAGACGCGGGACGATCTCGCGCCGCGGAATCCGGACGGCGACGCGACGTACGCCTGGCGGGTGCTCGAGTCGCCCGAGGGCTCGAACGCGATCCCGACTGACGGCCCGATCGCCGAGTTCGAACCGGACGTACCGGGCGAGTACACGCTCGCACTCGAGGCGTCCGACGGACCCCACGAGTTGACCGTCCGCGTGTTTCCCGAGGCGGACGAGGACGCGCCGCGCCCGCAGGTCGAACTCGACGCGACGGTCGAGGGCGATCGGGTCCGTCTCTCGGCGACCGCGAGCGTCGTCAGCGACGGCGACTCGAGCGTCGAGTACTACGTCGACGACCGGAACGGAGACGTGCTCGAGTCGGACGGCACGATACCGATCGGTGCGATCGACGAACCCGTCCGCGTCTACGCCGTCGCTGTCGACGAACGCCACTCGGTTCCGGACGCGATCGAACTGGTCCCCGCCGACGATGCGGCGGACGAGCCGTCCGTCCGCGTCGAGCGTCCGTTCGAGTCGCCCGAGTGGGCCGTCGACGCGGTCGTCTACGAGGTCTTCACGCGTCGGTTCCCTGATCGGGACGAGCCCACGTTCGAGACGATCGCGGAGCGCCTCGATCACCTCGAGACCCTCGGAATCGACGTCCTCTGGTTGACGCCGTTTCTCGATGCGAAGAGCGGATTCGGGACACCCATGGAGAACGGCGGGCCACACGGCTACAACACGACGAACTACTTCGGCGTCGACCCGGACCTCGGGACGATGGCCGGCCTCGAGGCGCTGGTCGACGCCTGTCACGAGCGGGACATCCGAGTCGTCTTCGACCTCGTGATCAACCACACCGCGGACACGCACCCCTTCTACGAGGCCGCCGTCGACGAGACGCATCCCGACCACGAGCGCTATCGCGACTGGTACCGGTGGGCGGACTTCGACGAGCGCGCTCCGGACACCTACTTCGGCTGGGACGACATCCCGAATCTGAACTACGCCAACCCCGAGGTCCGCGAGTACCTGCTCTCGGTCGTCGACTTCTGGACCGAGCGCGTCGACGGCTTTCGCGCGGACGTCGCCTGGGGCGTCCCCCTGAGCTTCTGGACCGAGGTGTCCGACCGAGTGAGCGGCGCGGACAGCGACTTCTTCCTGTTAGACGAGACGCTGCCCTCCGACGTCGAGATGGGCGGCGGGCGGTTTCACACGCACCACGACGACGTCCTCCACGACACGCTCGAGGCGTTGGGGGCGTCGGTCGCGGGCGAGGCCGACAACGAGACTGCCGCCGAAGCCGACGAGGCAGAAGCGGAAGAGGACGCGGTCGCCGACGAGTTCACGGATTCCGCTGCCGGGATCGACACGACGAGCGCCGACGCGATCCTCGAGGCGGTCGAGGACCGGCAGCGCCGCGGCGCGCATCCGGACTCGGAGTGGCTGCTGTACGTCGAGAACCACGACACTGACCGGTATCTCGACGAATACGGCCGCGACGCGCAGCGGGCAGCGGGCGCGGCGACGTTCACCCTCCCGGGGTCGCCGATGCTCTACTACGGTCAGGAGACGGGCGTGACCGGACGGCGCGATCCGATGAACTGGGGCGCGTTCGACGAGGACCTGCTCGAGTACTACCGGCGGCTGATCGACCTTCGTAACTCGCATCCGGCGCTGCGGTCCGCGGCCGATCTCGAGTGCATCGAGTACGAGACGGACACCGACGCCGCGGTCGCGTTCGCCCGCGCGGACCCGGCGAGCGGTCGCCGCGTCGTCGTGGCGTTTCACTTCGGCGCGGGGACGGCGAGGGTCGAACTCGGCGAGTCCGTCACCGACGCCGAGCCCCTGCTCGGTGCCGACGCGCTCGAGTCCGGCGGAACCCTCGCAGTCGATTCGGTCGTGGTTCTCGAGGGAGACGAGTCGTGA
- a CDS encoding mandelate racemase/muconate lactonizing enzyme family protein, with protein MGVDYSQLHDPNAEYTMRDLSAETMQVTRERGGGRDVEITDIQTTMIDGNFPWTLVRIYTDAGIVGTGEAYWGAGVPELIQRMTPFLQGENPLDIDRLTEHLVQKMSGEGSIAGVTVTAIAGIEVALHDLAGKILEVPAYQLLGGKYRDEVRVYCDCHTEDEADPDACADEAERVVEELGYDALKFDLDVPSGHEKDRANRHLREPEIEHKAEIVEKVTERVGDRADVAFDCHWTFSGGSAKRLAKRLEEYDVWWLEDPVPPENHDVQQEVTQSTETPITVGENVYRKHGQRRLLEEQAVDIIAPDMPKVGGMRETRKIADLADMYYVPVAMHNVSSPVATVASAHVGAAIPNSLAVEYHSYELGWWEDLVEEDVIEDGYIEIPEEPGLGVTLDMDAVEEHMIEGEELFDAA; from the coding sequence ATGGGAGTCGATTACTCACAGCTGCACGACCCGAACGCCGAGTATACGATGCGCGACCTCTCGGCGGAGACGATGCAGGTCACCCGCGAACGCGGGGGCGGCCGCGACGTCGAGATCACGGACATCCAGACGACGATGATCGACGGGAACTTCCCGTGGACGCTGGTCCGGATCTACACCGACGCCGGCATCGTCGGCACCGGCGAAGCCTACTGGGGCGCCGGCGTCCCGGAACTGATCCAGCGGATGACGCCCTTCCTGCAGGGCGAGAACCCGCTCGACATCGATCGTCTGACCGAGCACCTCGTCCAGAAGATGTCCGGCGAGGGGTCGATCGCCGGCGTCACCGTCACCGCCATCGCGGGCATCGAGGTCGCGCTGCACGATCTGGCGGGCAAGATCCTCGAGGTGCCGGCCTACCAGCTGCTGGGTGGGAAGTACCGCGACGAGGTCCGGGTCTACTGTGACTGTCACACCGAGGACGAGGCCGACCCCGACGCCTGCGCCGACGAGGCCGAACGCGTCGTCGAGGAGCTGGGATACGACGCGCTGAAGTTCGACCTCGACGTCCCGTCGGGTCACGAGAAGGATCGGGCGAACCGCCACCTCCGCGAGCCCGAGATCGAACACAAGGCCGAAATCGTGGAGAAGGTCACCGAGCGCGTCGGCGACCGCGCCGACGTCGCCTTCGACTGCCACTGGACGTTCTCCGGCGGCAGCGCGAAGCGCCTCGCGAAGCGTCTCGAGGAGTACGACGTCTGGTGGCTCGAGGACCCCGTCCCGCCGGAGAACCACGACGTCCAGCAGGAGGTCACCCAGTCGACCGAGACGCCGATCACCGTCGGCGAGAACGTCTACCGGAAACACGGCCAGCGCCGCCTGCTCGAGGAGCAGGCCGTCGATATCATCGCGCCGGACATGCCCAAAGTCGGCGGGATGCGCGAGACCCGAAAGATCGCCGACCTCGCGGACATGTACTACGTTCCGGTCGCGATGCACAACGTCTCCTCGCCCGTGGCGACGGTCGCCAGCGCCCACGTCGGTGCGGCGATTCCGAACTCGCTCGCCGTTGAGTACCACTCCTACGAACTCGGCTGGTGGGAGGACCTCGTCGAGGAGGACGTCATCGAGGACGGCTACATCGAGATCCCCGAGGAACCGGGGCTCGGCGTGACGCTCGATATGGACGCCGTCGAGGAACACATGATCGAGGGCGAGGAGCTGTTTGACGCGGCGTAA
- a CDS encoding alanyl-tRNA editing protein, with the protein MTGQRAAGEPYTTRFETEVTSIDGRTVWLETSYFYGTSDGQPADRGTVGDAAVTDVRLVDGEQAHVLAAEPSFRAGHRVLCSIDWSFRMYCMRAHTAAHICYGAARRCLESPEYAGLEIGEETVAIDLETAPLDDEALIELDELINRTVWESRPVSWESVPVATVRERDDVVFDEERSETAVEKGRVRVVTIGDENDTGHGMATADAREPWNVAACGGTHVRNTREVGPVTVLGCSSPAEGVRRIEFAVGPQAIDRRTAEKRAAFAASAALDVDLEDVGDELERA; encoded by the coding sequence ATGACCGGACAACGGGCAGCCGGGGAGCCCTACACCACGCGATTCGAAACCGAGGTGACGTCCATCGACGGGCGCACGGTCTGGCTGGAGACGAGCTACTTCTACGGGACGAGCGACGGCCAGCCGGCCGACCGCGGAACCGTCGGCGACGCGGCGGTCACCGACGTGCGACTGGTCGACGGCGAACAGGCCCACGTGCTGGCCGCGGAGCCGTCGTTCAGGGCGGGCCATCGCGTGCTCTGTTCGATCGACTGGTCGTTTCGCATGTACTGCATGCGCGCGCACACGGCCGCCCACATCTGCTACGGCGCCGCCAGACGCTGCCTCGAGTCCCCGGAGTACGCCGGTCTCGAGATCGGCGAGGAGACGGTCGCGATCGACCTCGAGACAGCACCGCTCGACGACGAGGCGCTGATCGAACTCGACGAACTGATCAACCGGACCGTCTGGGAGTCGAGGCCGGTCTCCTGGGAGAGCGTTCCCGTCGCGACGGTGCGCGAACGCGACGACGTCGTCTTCGACGAGGAGCGATCCGAGACGGCCGTCGAAAAGGGTCGAGTCCGCGTCGTGACGATCGGTGACGAGAACGACACCGGCCATGGGATGGCGACTGCGGACGCGAGGGAGCCCTGGAACGTGGCAGCCTGCGGCGGAACCCATGTCCGGAACACCCGTGAGGTCGGCCCCGTCACGGTGCTCGGCTGCTCGAGTCCTGCTGAAGGAGTTCGCCGGATCGAGTTCGCCGTCGGTCCGCAGGCGATCGACCGTCGGACCGCCGAGAAGCGGGCCGCCTTCGCCGCGTCAGCGGCGCTTGACGTCGATCTCGAGGACGTCGGTGACGAACTCGAACGCGCCTGA
- a CDS encoding helix-turn-helix domain-containing protein, whose translation MAKYSTGSSSGGGGTSCELCGAESDSLRLATVAGAELEVCPDCAPHDDTQQRSGSGRGSREQGQGQGRSDSNDEPSRKQKAAQNVAKANPVWDGDSKHWEQEGTNYDDDPLPYLVSGYGEKLEAARQDAGLQREELAEELGAREKDLLAVEQGRAAQDGVGGGLIEALEERLDVTLSE comes from the coding sequence ATGGCTAAGTATTCGACCGGTTCGTCCTCCGGCGGCGGCGGGACGAGCTGCGAGCTCTGCGGTGCCGAAAGCGACTCGCTTCGACTCGCCACGGTCGCCGGCGCCGAACTCGAGGTCTGTCCGGACTGTGCGCCCCACGACGACACCCAGCAGCGCTCGGGGTCCGGTCGCGGCTCTCGAGAGCAGGGGCAGGGACAGGGACGGAGCGATTCGAACGACGAACCGAGCCGCAAGCAGAAGGCCGCCCAGAACGTCGCCAAGGCGAACCCGGTCTGGGACGGCGACTCCAAACACTGGGAGCAGGAGGGGACGAACTACGACGACGATCCGTTACCGTATCTCGTCTCCGGCTACGGCGAGAAACTCGAGGCGGCGCGTCAGGACGCCGGCCTGCAGCGCGAGGAGCTCGCCGAGGAACTCGGCGCGCGCGAGAAGGATCTCCTCGCGGTCGAACAGGGCCGAGCGGCCCAGGACGGCGTCGGCGGCGGGCTGATCGAGGCCCTCGAGGAGCGACTGGATGTGACGCTGTCCGAGTAG
- a CDS encoding DUF420 domain-containing protein: MEYVPRERVNILTAVLSIVSLAIVFAAAGGRIPSSTVPIAPDWVLESIPHLNVIISAAAIGTISIGWRAIRRGNVGRHRLAMVTSFVLFAAFLTFYLYRLVATGGPQPFPGPQTIKQFVYYPILAIHIFLAIVCVPLVYYALLLAGAYPIDELYRTNHARVGRIAASLWLISFSLGIVVYVLLHVVY, encoded by the coding sequence ATGGAGTACGTCCCTCGAGAGCGCGTCAATATCCTGACGGCCGTCCTGAGTATCGTCTCGCTCGCGATCGTCTTCGCGGCCGCGGGCGGCCGGATCCCGTCCTCGACGGTACCGATCGCGCCCGACTGGGTCCTCGAGTCGATCCCCCATCTCAACGTGATCATCAGCGCCGCGGCGATCGGGACGATCTCGATCGGCTGGCGGGCGATCCGTCGGGGGAACGTCGGCCGTCACCGGCTGGCGATGGTCACCTCGTTCGTCCTGTTCGCGGCCTTCCTGACCTTCTACCTCTACCGGCTGGTCGCGACCGGGGGACCGCAGCCGTTCCCCGGCCCCCAGACGATCAAACAGTTCGTTTACTATCCGATCCTCGCGATTCACATCTTCCTCGCGATCGTCTGCGTGCCGCTGGTCTACTACGCGCTGTTGCTCGCCGGCGCGTATCCGATCGACGAACTCTACCGGACGAACCACGCCCGCGTCGGTCGGATCGCCGCGAGCCTGTGGCTGATCTCCTTCTCGCTGGGGATCGTCGTCTACGTGCTGTTGCACGTGGTCTACTGA
- the purF gene encoding amidophosphoribosyltransferase, translating into MTEKCGVVGVSLDGRDAARPLYYALYALQHRGQESAGIVTHDGFQQHSHVEMGLVGDVFDEDDLDMLNGAAGIGHVRYPTAGSVDSCCAQPFSVSFKSGSLGLSHNGNLVNADEIRDELAAAGHAFTSDGDTEVIAHDLARNLLEEDLVRAVKHTMQRIHGSYSLTISHDDTILGVRDPQGNRPLCIGKLEDGYILASESAAIDTLDGELVRDVRPGELVVLQDDGQGFDSYQLVEKENTAHCFFEHVYFARPDSVIDETLVYEARRNLGRKLWEESGVETDVVMPVPDSGRAFASGYADAASETTADGEPRDSEDIGVEFAEGLMKNRYVGRTFIMPTQDERERAVRLKLNPIKSTIEGKTVTVIDDSIVRGTTSTQLVQLLKDCGAEEVHVRIGAPAIVAPCYMGIDMATREELIASDRSTDEIRDEIQADSLAYLSTDAVAEVLGKERLDLCLGCVTGEYPYDIEGEETDRDVSRPDVGGQQLPADD; encoded by the coding sequence ATGACCGAAAAGTGCGGCGTCGTCGGCGTCTCACTCGACGGTCGAGACGCGGCACGGCCGTTGTACTATGCGCTCTACGCACTCCAGCACCGCGGCCAGGAGTCTGCCGGAATCGTCACGCACGACGGCTTCCAGCAGCACAGCCACGTCGAAATGGGGCTCGTGGGGGACGTCTTCGACGAGGACGACCTCGACATGCTAAACGGCGCGGCAGGGATCGGCCACGTCCGGTATCCGACGGCCGGATCGGTCGACTCCTGCTGTGCCCAGCCGTTCTCCGTCTCCTTCAAGAGCGGGTCGCTCGGCCTCTCGCACAACGGCAACCTCGTCAACGCCGACGAGATCCGCGACGAACTCGCCGCCGCGGGCCACGCCTTCACCAGCGACGGCGACACCGAGGTCATCGCCCACGACCTCGCGCGCAACTTACTCGAGGAAGACCTCGTTCGCGCGGTCAAGCACACGATGCAGCGCATTCACGGCTCGTACTCGCTAACGATCAGCCACGACGACACCATTCTCGGCGTGCGCGACCCGCAGGGGAACCGGCCGCTCTGTATCGGGAAACTCGAGGACGGCTACATCCTCGCTTCAGAGTCGGCGGCGATCGACACGCTCGACGGTGAACTCGTCCGCGACGTGCGGCCGGGCGAACTCGTCGTCCTGCAGGACGACGGTCAGGGATTCGACTCCTACCAGCTCGTCGAGAAGGAGAACACTGCGCATTGCTTCTTCGAACACGTCTACTTCGCCCGCCCCGACAGCGTCATCGACGAGACGCTGGTCTACGAGGCCCGCCGAAACCTCGGCCGCAAGCTCTGGGAGGAAAGCGGTGTCGAGACCGACGTCGTCATGCCCGTTCCGGACTCCGGGCGCGCCTTCGCCTCGGGCTACGCGGACGCCGCGAGCGAGACGACCGCCGACGGCGAGCCTCGAGATTCCGAGGATATTGGCGTCGAGTTCGCCGAGGGGCTGATGAAGAACCGCTACGTCGGCCGGACGTTCATCATGCCGACCCAGGACGAGCGCGAACGCGCGGTGCGGCTGAAGCTCAACCCGATCAAATCGACGATCGAGGGGAAGACCGTCACGGTCATCGACGACTCGATCGTCCGCGGGACGACCTCCACGCAACTGGTCCAGCTGCTCAAGGACTGCGGCGCCGAGGAGGTCCACGTCCGCATCGGCGCCCCGGCGATCGTCGCGCCCTGCTACATGGGGATCGACATGGCCACACGTGAGGAATTAATCGCCTCCGACAGGTCGACCGACGAGATCCGCGACGAGATTCAGGCCGACAGCCTCGCCTACCTCTCGACCGACGCCGTCGCCGAGGTGCTCGGGAAAGAGCGACTCGACCTCTGTCTGGGTTGTGTCACCGGCGAATACCCCTACGACATCGAGGGCGAGGAAACCGACCGCGACGTCTCTCGCCCGGATGTCGGCGGGCAGCAGCTTCCGGCGGACGACTAA
- a CDS encoding SLC13 family permease produces MNRSNAIDVARSPTIAFPFAAAVAVATWMLAAGSAATMLSITLFCIVLWVLTPVPPSYTGLIALGLIAVAVSTELALAGFQKPATWLIGFGLLMGEATRQSGLANGVGRWIATRGIGDAVDGDSLRAYRRLLLALSIGAHALAFLVPSALVRILALAPILRELGSLFDSRQARVGLYLGPLFATFYGSAGILTADLPNIIISGFAESIGGYTISWSEWSLHMYPVMGFLRVLLVVGIVYALFRPAADSSFELPGDGRSSDAGAQRRMLAFLLVGTLIWATDFVHGFHPVVGAVVVVILAFLPSLGVADFETVGSDVDFTILFFIAAVFAIGDGLTRTGFTDRAATRLLAFVPSDGPLVVILAAVFLITFALTFLMEGLAVASVLTPILIPYIDAAGLPFTPVLLAETMALSSYFFPYQSAVLIVILNEGDVRTRELIVATIACSAATILLLLPVQFGLFSLFY; encoded by the coding sequence ATGAACCGATCGAACGCGATCGACGTGGCTCGATCGCCGACAATCGCGTTCCCGTTCGCTGCCGCCGTCGCCGTCGCGACGTGGATGCTCGCCGCGGGATCGGCGGCGACGATGCTCTCGATCACGCTCTTCTGTATCGTGCTCTGGGTCCTGACGCCGGTACCGCCCTCGTACACGGGGCTGATCGCGCTCGGACTGATCGCCGTCGCCGTCTCGACGGAACTTGCGCTCGCCGGATTCCAGAAGCCGGCGACGTGGCTCATCGGCTTCGGATTACTGATGGGGGAGGCGACGCGCCAGAGCGGCCTCGCGAACGGCGTCGGACGGTGGATCGCGACCAGAGGCATCGGCGACGCGGTCGACGGCGACTCGCTCCGAGCGTACCGTCGTCTGCTGCTCGCGCTCTCGATCGGCGCTCACGCCCTGGCCTTCCTCGTTCCGTCGGCGCTCGTCCGCATCCTCGCGCTCGCGCCCATCCTTCGGGAACTCGGCTCTCTGTTCGACTCTCGGCAGGCGCGGGTCGGCCTCTATCTCGGCCCGCTGTTCGCCACGTTTTACGGCTCCGCAGGGATTCTGACTGCGGACCTGCCGAATATCATCATCTCCGGCTTCGCGGAGTCGATCGGCGGCTACACCATCTCGTGGTCCGAGTGGTCGCTCCACATGTACCCCGTCATGGGGTTCCTCCGCGTCCTCCTGGTCGTCGGCATCGTCTACGCCCTCTTCCGGCCCGCGGCCGACTCGAGTTTCGAACTACCCGGAGACGGACGGTCGTCCGACGCCGGGGCCCAGCGACGGATGCTCGCGTTCCTGCTCGTCGGGACGCTGATCTGGGCGACGGACTTCGTCCACGGCTTCCACCCCGTGGTCGGTGCGGTCGTCGTCGTCATTCTGGCGTTCCTGCCCTCTCTCGGCGTCGCCGACTTCGAGACCGTCGGGAGCGACGTCGACTTCACGATCCTCTTTTTCATCGCCGCGGTGTTCGCGATCGGCGACGGGTTGACCCGAACCGGGTTCACCGACCGCGCGGCGACCCGACTGCTCGCGTTCGTGCCGTCTGACGGGCCGCTCGTAGTCATTCTCGCCGCTGTTTTCCTCATCACGTTCGCGCTGACCTTTCTGATGGAGGGGTTGGCCGTCGCGAGCGTGCTGACGCCGATCCTCATTCCCTACATCGACGCGGCGGGGCTCCCGTTCACGCCCGTCTTGCTCGCGGAAACGATGGCGCTGAGTTCGTACTTCTTCCCCTACCAGTCGGCGGTCCTCATCGTCATTCTGAACGAGGGCGACGTCCGGACGCGGGAGTTGATCGTCGCCACGATCGCCTGTTCGGCCGCGACGATCCTGCTCTTGCTCCCCGTCCAGTTCGGGCTCTTCAGCCTCTTCTACTAG